A stretch of Channa argus isolate prfri chromosome 16, Channa argus male v1.0, whole genome shotgun sequence DNA encodes these proteins:
- the zbtb24 gene encoding zinc finger and BTB domain-containing protein 24 isoform X1, with protein sequence MYSSISNRSGISLEPPLAINLSRSRIPLDDENEGTVDGKMTQKATTRTTPLMFFYSDTYKQSILSKFDTLRKKDLLCDVTLVVEDVHFKAHKALLALNSEYFSLMFTSEGHSSESTYKLDGMTAKMVSAVLEFIYSAQVSVEESATEQLLATALLMEVSDLIKELRDFRCSAAGVKGDEAKENDVQVPHMLKRKRGRPKKTLGLPVTDPQVEERRAPCESSEEAQAGDGVCEDVDSESQRKDDADYTPGAHRSTRQVRPPMKYKSYKVGSDTAGSKEPGKRGRKRKYPNTEAKCEDCSKVFKSHLFLRIHQRTHTGEKPFRCLICGKGFTQKHTLLVHQRIHTGEKPFVCTVCSKALCTKHSLQEHMNLHEEDKSFDCDKCGKTFTQKRQLKSHYRVHTGKSLPECAQCHHKFMDTAQLKKHLRTHTGEKPFTCEICGKCFTAKSTLQIHIRIHRGEKPYECNVCNKSFSDPSARRRHVASHSGKKPFTCTFCSLSFTRLDNLKTHTKSHDKERAVSTGAAPEAAVRDGPAPPEEVRNILQLQPYPLPPSSEQEIQLVVTADVNNINFVPGQDQEISIITTEGGAVHSAHSRLTLLTQPAGHVQNVALVTQGGVVDQTISMLEGQIAHQPEQMHLITLSKEAMEHLQVHHGPPQPRQMTHQPIQQLAAAQETSRGQVGREQHSQAIHISSQSSQPISISQTSEQISSHHIQGQTFQIQAGTVSYLYTTGLPQES encoded by the exons ATGTACAGCTCAATTTCGAACCGATCGGGGATCTCGTTAGAACCACCTCTCGCGATAAACCTTTCACGTTCGCGTATTCCCCTTGACGATGAAAACGAAG GAACTGTTGACGGGAAGATGACTCAAAAAGCAACAACCAGAACTACACCACTCATGTTTTTTTACTCTGATACATATAAGCAAAGCATCTTAAGCAAATTTGACACGCTCAGGAAAAAGGACCTACTGTGTGATGTTACTTTAGTTGTGGAAGACGTGCACTTCAAGGCGCACAAAGCCCTGCTGGCATTAAACAGTGAGTACTTCTCACTGATGTTCACATCAGAAGGTCACAGTAGTGAGTCTACCTACAAACTGGATGGCATGACAGCGAAGATGGTCTCTGCAGTGCTGGAATTCATTTACAGCGCCCAAGTGTCTGTGGAGGAGAGCGCCACAGAGCAGCTTCTGGCCACAGCTCTTCTCATGGAGGTCAGTGACCTTATCAAAGAGCTCAGGGATTTCAGATGCTCCGCTGCTGGGGTTAAAGGGGATGAGGCAAAGGAAAACGATGTTCAGGTGCCACATATGTTAAAACGCAAAAGAGGTCGACCTAAAAAAACTTTGGGTCTGCCTGTAACAGACCCACAGGTGGAGGAGAGAAGGGCACCGTGTGAGAGCTCAGAGGAGGCACAGGCTGGAGACGGGGTCTGCGAAGATGTAGATTCTGAGTCACAAAGAAAAGACGATGCAGATTACACTCCTGGAGCCCACAGAAGCACTCGCCAAGTCAGGCCTCCTATGAAATACAAAAGTTACAAAGTGGGAAGTGACACGGCAGGAAGCAAAGAGCCTGGGAAAAGAGGCAGGAAGAGGAAGTACCCCAACACCGAGGCCAAGTGTGAGGACTGCAGCAAAGTGTTTAAAAGCCACCTCTTTTTAAGAATTCACCAAAGAACTCATACAG gaGAGAAACCTTTCCGGTGCCTGATTTGTGGGAAGGGTTTTACCCAGAAGCACACTCTTTTGGTTCACCAGCGCATTCACACCGGGGAGAAGCCATTCGTTTGCACTGTTTGCTCCAAAGCTCTCTGCACAAAACACTCCCTGCAAGAGCACATGAACCTCCATGAAG AAGATAAATCGTTTGACTGTGACAAATGTGGAAAGACTTTCACTCAGAAGAGGCAACTTAAAAGCCATTACAGGGTTCATACAG GTAAATCATTACCAGAATGCGCCCAGTGCCATCACAAGTTTATGGATACAGCTCAGCTGAAAAAACATCTGAGAACTCACACAG GGGAGAAGCCTTTCACATGTGAGATTTGTGGAAAGTGTTTTACAGCGAAGAGCACGCTGCAGATTCACATCCGGATTCACAG GGGCGAGAAGCCGTACGAATGCAACGTCTGCAATAAATCTTTTTCAGACCCTAGTGCAAGACGACGACACGTTGCCTCACACTCGGGGAAGAAACCCTTCACATGCACCTTCTGCAGCCTCTCATTCACACGCTTGGAcaatctgaaaacacacaccaaatcTCACGACAAGGAGAGAGCTGTCTCAACAGGGGCCGCACCCGAAGCAGCGGTAAGGGACGGCCCAGCACCACCAGAGGAGGTGAGAAACATCCTGCAGCTGCAACCATACCCGCTGCCCCCCAGCTCCGAGCAGGAGATCCAGCTGGTGGTGACAGCTGACGTGAATAACATTAATTTTGTGCCGGGTCAAGACCAGGAGATCAGCATCATCACCACAGAGGGGGGCGCAGTACACTCAGCCCACTCCAGACTCACCCTCCTCACACAGCCTGCGGGTCATGTGCAGAATGTGGCTCTGGTCACTCAGGGTGGTGTGGTGGACCAGACCATCAGTATGCTGGAGGGACAGATAGCGCACCAGCCTGAGCAGATGCATCTCATTACTCTGAGTAAAGAGGCGATGGAGCACCTACAGGTCCACCACGGTCCCCCACAGCCGCGTCAGATGACGCATCAGCCGATCCAGCAGCTGGCTGCCGCTCAGGAGACTTCACGCGGTCAGGTGGGCAGGGAGCAACACAGCCAGGCCATTCACATCAGCAGCCAGAGCAGCCAGCCCATCTCCATCAGCCAGACCAGTGAGCAGATCTCCAGCCACCACATCCAGGGACAGACGTTTCAGATTCAGGCAGGGACCGTTTCCTACCTGTACACCACAGGGCTGCCGCAGGAGAGCTGA
- the zbtb24 gene encoding zinc finger and BTB domain-containing protein 24 isoform X2, giving the protein MTQKATTRTTPLMFFYSDTYKQSILSKFDTLRKKDLLCDVTLVVEDVHFKAHKALLALNSEYFSLMFTSEGHSSESTYKLDGMTAKMVSAVLEFIYSAQVSVEESATEQLLATALLMEVSDLIKELRDFRCSAAGVKGDEAKENDVQVPHMLKRKRGRPKKTLGLPVTDPQVEERRAPCESSEEAQAGDGVCEDVDSESQRKDDADYTPGAHRSTRQVRPPMKYKSYKVGSDTAGSKEPGKRGRKRKYPNTEAKCEDCSKVFKSHLFLRIHQRTHTGEKPFRCLICGKGFTQKHTLLVHQRIHTGEKPFVCTVCSKALCTKHSLQEHMNLHEEDKSFDCDKCGKTFTQKRQLKSHYRVHTGKSLPECAQCHHKFMDTAQLKKHLRTHTGEKPFTCEICGKCFTAKSTLQIHIRIHRGEKPYECNVCNKSFSDPSARRRHVASHSGKKPFTCTFCSLSFTRLDNLKTHTKSHDKERAVSTGAAPEAAVRDGPAPPEEVRNILQLQPYPLPPSSEQEIQLVVTADVNNINFVPGQDQEISIITTEGGAVHSAHSRLTLLTQPAGHVQNVALVTQGGVVDQTISMLEGQIAHQPEQMHLITLSKEAMEHLQVHHGPPQPRQMTHQPIQQLAAAQETSRGQVGREQHSQAIHISSQSSQPISISQTSEQISSHHIQGQTFQIQAGTVSYLYTTGLPQES; this is encoded by the exons ATGACTCAAAAAGCAACAACCAGAACTACACCACTCATGTTTTTTTACTCTGATACATATAAGCAAAGCATCTTAAGCAAATTTGACACGCTCAGGAAAAAGGACCTACTGTGTGATGTTACTTTAGTTGTGGAAGACGTGCACTTCAAGGCGCACAAAGCCCTGCTGGCATTAAACAGTGAGTACTTCTCACTGATGTTCACATCAGAAGGTCACAGTAGTGAGTCTACCTACAAACTGGATGGCATGACAGCGAAGATGGTCTCTGCAGTGCTGGAATTCATTTACAGCGCCCAAGTGTCTGTGGAGGAGAGCGCCACAGAGCAGCTTCTGGCCACAGCTCTTCTCATGGAGGTCAGTGACCTTATCAAAGAGCTCAGGGATTTCAGATGCTCCGCTGCTGGGGTTAAAGGGGATGAGGCAAAGGAAAACGATGTTCAGGTGCCACATATGTTAAAACGCAAAAGAGGTCGACCTAAAAAAACTTTGGGTCTGCCTGTAACAGACCCACAGGTGGAGGAGAGAAGGGCACCGTGTGAGAGCTCAGAGGAGGCACAGGCTGGAGACGGGGTCTGCGAAGATGTAGATTCTGAGTCACAAAGAAAAGACGATGCAGATTACACTCCTGGAGCCCACAGAAGCACTCGCCAAGTCAGGCCTCCTATGAAATACAAAAGTTACAAAGTGGGAAGTGACACGGCAGGAAGCAAAGAGCCTGGGAAAAGAGGCAGGAAGAGGAAGTACCCCAACACCGAGGCCAAGTGTGAGGACTGCAGCAAAGTGTTTAAAAGCCACCTCTTTTTAAGAATTCACCAAAGAACTCATACAG gaGAGAAACCTTTCCGGTGCCTGATTTGTGGGAAGGGTTTTACCCAGAAGCACACTCTTTTGGTTCACCAGCGCATTCACACCGGGGAGAAGCCATTCGTTTGCACTGTTTGCTCCAAAGCTCTCTGCACAAAACACTCCCTGCAAGAGCACATGAACCTCCATGAAG AAGATAAATCGTTTGACTGTGACAAATGTGGAAAGACTTTCACTCAGAAGAGGCAACTTAAAAGCCATTACAGGGTTCATACAG GTAAATCATTACCAGAATGCGCCCAGTGCCATCACAAGTTTATGGATACAGCTCAGCTGAAAAAACATCTGAGAACTCACACAG GGGAGAAGCCTTTCACATGTGAGATTTGTGGAAAGTGTTTTACAGCGAAGAGCACGCTGCAGATTCACATCCGGATTCACAG GGGCGAGAAGCCGTACGAATGCAACGTCTGCAATAAATCTTTTTCAGACCCTAGTGCAAGACGACGACACGTTGCCTCACACTCGGGGAAGAAACCCTTCACATGCACCTTCTGCAGCCTCTCATTCACACGCTTGGAcaatctgaaaacacacaccaaatcTCACGACAAGGAGAGAGCTGTCTCAACAGGGGCCGCACCCGAAGCAGCGGTAAGGGACGGCCCAGCACCACCAGAGGAGGTGAGAAACATCCTGCAGCTGCAACCATACCCGCTGCCCCCCAGCTCCGAGCAGGAGATCCAGCTGGTGGTGACAGCTGACGTGAATAACATTAATTTTGTGCCGGGTCAAGACCAGGAGATCAGCATCATCACCACAGAGGGGGGCGCAGTACACTCAGCCCACTCCAGACTCACCCTCCTCACACAGCCTGCGGGTCATGTGCAGAATGTGGCTCTGGTCACTCAGGGTGGTGTGGTGGACCAGACCATCAGTATGCTGGAGGGACAGATAGCGCACCAGCCTGAGCAGATGCATCTCATTACTCTGAGTAAAGAGGCGATGGAGCACCTACAGGTCCACCACGGTCCCCCACAGCCGCGTCAGATGACGCATCAGCCGATCCAGCAGCTGGCTGCCGCTCAGGAGACTTCACGCGGTCAGGTGGGCAGGGAGCAACACAGCCAGGCCATTCACATCAGCAGCCAGAGCAGCCAGCCCATCTCCATCAGCCAGACCAGTGAGCAGATCTCCAGCCACCACATCCAGGGACAGACGTTTCAGATTCAGGCAGGGACCGTTTCCTACCTGTACACCACAGGGCTGCCGCAGGAGAGCTGA